Proteins from one Panicum virgatum strain AP13 chromosome 7K, P.virgatum_v5, whole genome shotgun sequence genomic window:
- the LOC120642153 gene encoding DNA mismatch repair protein MSH3-like, giving the protein MGKPKQQVLSRFFSPKPAPSSATPDPPPPPNPKPSAANPPVSTVASFSPAKRARALSLSPKSPAAKRPNPTPPSRDAVRRRLLEPLHQAPPPHPLNPTGGSGGGKGYTPLEQQVVDLKARHPDVLLMVEVGYRFRFFGEDAAVAAAVLGIVAHPDRSFLTASVPTFRLGFHVRRLVAAGHKVGVVRQTETAAIKAAAAAQKGGGAAAAPFARELSAVYTRATIEAAAGELEGGGAAPEEGSRYLVCVVDKEVEATGREGFDVKVGVVAIEVSTGEVVHGEFMDTASRSGLEAVLLGLAPVEVILGTPLTFATEKVMTAYVGTASNVRVERASCFCFGESGALAELMTLFEKSVDNTSRVEDDSQPMETNDDDTNLCGIEGVMAMPELVVQALALSVRYLKVFGMERIICFGSSFRPFSADTEMSLSANTLQQLEVLKNNSDGTIEGSLFQTMNNTCTAFGSRLFRNWLTHPLCDRHLICARHDAVSEISESMGSRHSINNLQDGGDGCCTALARSDLSTILSSVLEMLGKSLDIQRGITRIFHCKATAKEFVGVIQSILTAGKQLQKLFLEDIDSVSSHHKPVHSSLLRRLISTASSSTVLNTAVKLLSCLNKDAADQGDMLNLFVASVDHFPEVAEGHVNVEMAQHKLDLLIVEYRKQLGIRNLEFKTVAGSTNLIELPVDRRVPSNWIKINSTKKTIRYHTPEILKNLDNLLLAKEELAVICRSSWHKFLEDFGKYCVQFQAAVESLAALDCLYSLTVLAKQNNYVRPIFVHESAPSQIHIKNGRHPVLESLLGDNFVPNDTELHADGEYCQIVTGPNMGGKSCYIRQVALITMIAQVGSFVPASSAMLHVVDGIYTRMGASDSIQQGTSTFHEEMNETSNILHNCSSRSLVIIDELGRGTSTHDGVAIAYATLHYLLKEKKCISIFVTHYPRTLDIQREFVGSVGAYHVSYLVTKKLLEVTDKPLETSPESKDLGEITFLYKLVAGASDRSFGLNVALLAQLPSRCIKRASVMAAKLQEELSMREEVKLWRTADAAMVDGPSESSTKVGLLCAQPYQGLAEACRRVLLNMTLAQSYNDVTNTLTSLKNAREIAKKTIEGFLM; this is encoded by the exons atgggcaAGCCGAAGCAGCAAGTCCTCTCCCGTTTCTTCTCCCCCAAGCCCgcgccctcctccgccacccccgacccgccgccgccgcccaacccCAAACCCTCCGCAGCGAATCCGCCCGTCTCCACCGTCGCCTCCTTCTCCCCAGCCAAGCGCGCGCgggctctctccctctcccccaaATCCCCCGCCGCCAAGCGGCCCAATCCCACCCCTCCCTCCCGTGACGCCGTCCGCCGCAGGCTCCTCGAGCCGCTCcaccaggcgccgccgccgcaccccctcAACCCTaccggtggcagcggcggcggcaagggctACACGCCGCTGGAGCAGCAGGTCGTCGACCTCAAGGCCCGCCACCCCGACGTCCTCCTCATGGTCGAGGTCGGATACCGCTTCCGCTTCTTCGGCGaggacgccgccgtcgccgccgcggtgctcgGCATCGTCGCCCACCCCGACCGCAGCTTCCTCACCGCCAGCGTCCCCACCTTCCGTCTCGGCTTCCACgtccgccgcctcgtcgccgcgGGCCACAAGGTCGGGGTCGTGCGCCAGACCGAGACCGCCGCCATCAAggctgccgcggccgcgcagAAGGGTGGGGGCGCAGCGGCCGCGCCGTTCGCGCGCGAGCTGTCCGCGGTGTACACGCGCGCCACGATCGAGGCCGCGGCAGGCGAGCTGGAGGGTGGTGGCGCCGCGCCTGAGGAGGGGAGCAGGTACCTCGTCTGCGTGGTGGATAAGGAGGTGGAGGCGACGGGGAGGGAGGGGTTCGATGTGAAGGTTGGGGTTGTGGCGATCGAGGTGTCCACCGGCGAGGTCGTGCACGGGGAATTCATGGACACCGCCTCCAGGAGTGGGCTCGAAGCTGTGCTGCTTGGATTGGCGCCCGTCGAGGTCATCCTCGGAACGCCACTTACGTTCGCCACAGAGAAG GTGATGACAGCATATGTGGGAACGGCCTCTAATGTGCGGGTTGAGCGTGCATCATGTTTTTGTTTTGGCGAGAGTGGCGCTTTGGCTGAACTGATgactttatttgagaagtctgtGGACAATACTTCTAGGGTTGAAGATGACAGCCAACCGATGGAAACAAATGATGATGACACCAATCTTTGTGGGATTGAG GGTGTCATGGCTATGCCAGAGCTAGTCGTTCAAGCATTAGCACTATCAGTTCGGTATCTCAAGGTTTTCGGCATGGAAAGGATAATATGCTTTGGTTCTTCATTCCGGCCATTTTCTGCAGATACTGAAATGTCCTTATCAGCAAATACTCTTCAACAACTTGAG GTGTTGAAAAACAACTCAGATGGCACAATAGAAGGGTCTCTGTTCCAAACTATGAACAATACATGCACAGCTTTTGGGTCTAGATTGTTTAGAAACTGG TTGACACACCCTTTATGCGATCGACATCTAATCTGTGCTCGTCATGATGCGGTATCTGAGATTTCTGAGTCAATGGGATCACGGCACTCAATTAACAATCTACAGGACGGAGGGGATGGGTGTTGCACAGCTTTGGCGCGTAGCGATTTGAGTACTATCCTTTCATCCGTTTTAGAAATGCTGGGAAAATCACTTGACATTCAAAGAGGAATAACAAGGATTTTTCATTGCAAAGCCACAGCTAAAGAG TTTGTTGGTGTTATCCAGTCTATCCTCACAGCTGGAAAGCAGCTGCAGAAGCTTTTTCTTGAGGATATTGACAGTGTCTCCTCTCATCATAAACCTGTGCACTCCTCTTTGCTGAGAAGGCTAATAAGTACAGCTTCGTCATCCACCGTACTAAATACTGCAGTGAAACTTCTGTCTTGTCTTAACAAAGATGCGGCTGATCAAGGAGATATGCTAAACCTATTCGTTGCATCTGTAGATCACTTCCCAGAG GTTGCAGAAGGTCATGTAAATGTAGAAATGGCCCAACATAAACTGGACTTATTGATTGTTGAGTACCGAAAGCAACTTGGTATTCGCAACTTGGAGTTTAAAACTGTAGCTGGATCGACTAATTTGATCGAA CTACCAGTGGATAGAAGGGTGCCTTCAAATTGGATAAAAATAAATAGCACAAAAAAGACCATCAGATACCACACCCCTGAAATATTGAAGAACCTGGATAACCTATTGCTGGCTAAGGAGGAACTAGCAGTTATCTGCAGGTCTTCGTGGCATAAATTCCTCGAAGATTTCGGCAAGTATTGTGTGCAGTTTCAAGCAGCTGTTGAGTCTCTTGCAGCTCTGGACTGCCTATACTCACTCACTGTTCTTGCAAAGCAGAAT AATTATGTGCGACCTATTTTTGTCCATGAGAGTGCACCAAGTCAGATTCACATAAAAAATGGACGCCATCCG GTTCTGGAGTCTTTGCTTGGGGACAACTTTGTTCCAAATGACACAGAGCTTCACGCAGATGGTGAGTACTGCCAGATCGTTACAGGACCAAACATGGGAGGAAAGAGTTGCTATATTCGCCAAGTTGCACTAATTACCATGATAGCCCAG GTTGGTTCCTTTGTACCAGCTTCATCAGCTATGTTACATGTTGTTGATGGAATTTATACCCGGATGGGTGCGTCTGACAGTATTCAACAAGGAACAAGTACCTTCCATGAAGAGATGAATGAAACTTCCAACATATTGCATAACTGCTCATCTCGATCTCTAGTGATCATCGATGAGCTTGGTCGTGGCACAAGCACACATGATGGCGTTGCTATTGCTTATGCTACTTTACACTATCTTCTCAAAGAGAAAAAATGTATTTCCATTTTTGTCACTCACTATCCAAGGACTCTCGACATTCAGAGAGAATTTGTAGGTTCTGTTGGGGCATACCATGTTTCATATCTGGTAACAAAGAAGCTTTTGGAAGTTACTGATAAACCATTGGAGACTAGTCCAGAGTCAAAGGATCTTGGAGAAATTACTTTCCTGTACAAACTTGTTGCTGGAGCTTCAGATAGAAGCTTTGGTCTTAACGTTGCCCTGCTTGCACAG CTTCCATCTAGGTGTATTAAGAGGGCATCGGTCATGGCCGCCAAACTACAAGAAGAGTTAAGCATGCGTGAGGAGGTCAAACTTTGGAGGACAGCGGATGCAGCAATGGTGGATGGACCATCTGAAAGTTCCACAAAAGTTGGTTTGCTTTGTGCACAGCCTTACCAAGGATTAGCAGAAGCATGTCGCAGGGTACTGCTGAACATGACTTTGGCTCAAAGCTATAATGATGTAACAAACACGCTAACTTCTTTGAAGAATGCACGGGAAATTGCAAAGAAGACGATAGAAGGCTTCCTCATGTGA
- the LOC120642154 gene encoding pre-mRNA cleavage factor Im 25 kDa subunit 2 translates to MVSSSSPVVNVYPLANYTFGTKEPKMEKDTSVADRLARMKVNYMKEGMRTSVEAILLVQEHNHPHILLLQIGNTFCKLPGGRLKPGENEIEGLKRKLCSKLAVNSPSFPPNWQVGECVAVWWRPNFETVMYPYCPPHITKPKECKKLFIVHLSEREYFAVPRNLKLLAVPLFELYDNVQRYGPVISTIPQQLSRFQFNMVSS, encoded by the exons ATGGTGAGCTCTTCGTCGCCTGTGGTGAACGTGTACCCGCTCGCCAACTACACGTTCGGCACCAAGGAGCCCAAGATGGAGAAGGACACCTCCGTCGCCGACCGCCTCGCCCGCATGAAGGTCAA CTACATGAAAGAAGGAATGCGCACAAGTGTTGAAGCAATCCTATTG GTGCAAGAGCACAACCACCCCCACATACTGCTCCTGCAAATCGGAAATACATTTTGCAAACTTCCTGGTGGACGGTTGAAGCCTGGAGAAAATG AAATTGAGGGTCTCAAAAGAAAGCTGTGCAGCAAACTTGCAGTGAACTCACCTTCCTTTCCACCTAACTGGCAG GTCGGAGAGTGTGTTGCTGTGTGGTGGAGGCCAAACTTTGAGACTGTGATGTATCCTTACTGCCCTCCGCATATCACCAAACCCAAG GAGTGCAAGAAGCTTTTCATTGTTCACCTTTCTGAAAGAGAGTATTTCGCTGTTCCAAGGAATTTGAAGCTGCTGGCTGTTCCACTGTTTGAACTCTACGACAATGTTCAG CGGTACGGGCCTGTCATCTCCACCATCCCCCAGCAGCTTTCTAGGTTCCAGTTCAACATGGTTAGTTCTTAG
- the LOC120640394 gene encoding pentatricopeptide repeat-containing protein At3g29230-like has protein sequence MIRGCAYHGPHDRALDLFAEMTRRGDGLVPDSFTYPYVVDACARLKMWRGAEAVHCRALKEGLDAVPAVGSSLLAFYVASGSLGDARRVLDGFAIKSVGLSNRMVSEYAKARDIKSARELFDAMAERDVVSWNAMLTAYVKAADLVAAKELFARMPVKNIISWTTMIRALSDAGDFVGMRSLFNRMPARNLVSWNCILSSYTKHGRFRQAIQMFPRMLLEGLLPDSFTVVSVLFSCENLRKLRMGRWIHANLVTMALQVHAEVGTALIEMYAMCGDIARALVVFFKMDRKDVFSWNVTIRALAVHRQADDALKLFDLMRKQGFQPNHFTFMGVLLACRYSYLVDQGRRLFDMMHKDYGIPPSLQHYGCLIDLLSCNGHVDEAVAVLQGMPCRPDSEVWRALLGWCRIEAGLGSAEEATMGGLVQSSGDEMCVAST, from the coding sequence ATGATCCGGGGCTGCGCCTACCACGGCCCCCACGACCGCGCCCTCGATCTGTTCGCCGAAATGACGCGCCGTGGGGATGGCCTCGTCCCCGACAGCTTCACCTACCCGTACGTCGTGGACGCGTGCGCGAGGCTCAAGATGTGGCGGGGCGCCGAGGCGGTGCACTGCCGGGCGCTCAAGGAGGGGCTGGACGCCGTGCCGGCCGTCGGCAGCTCGCTGCTCGCGTTCTACGTCGCCAGTGGCTCGCTGGGCGACGCGAGGAGGGTGTTGGACGGCTTCGCTATCAAGTCCGTCGGCCTGTCAAACAGGATGGTGTCGGAGTACGCCAAGGCTCGAGATATCAAGTCGGCGCGGGAGCTGTTTGATGCCATGGCGGAGAGGGACGTCGTGTCCTGGAACGCGATGCTCACCGCATACGTCAAGGCGGCGGACCTCGTGGCAGCAAAGGAGCTGTTTGCGAGAATGCCTGTGAAGAACATCATATCGTGGACGACGATGATCAGGGCGCTATCTGATGCAGGGGATTTCGTCGGCATGAGGAGTCTGTTCAACCGGATGCCTGCAAGGAACCTGGTGTCCTGGAACTGCATCCTCTCGAGTTACACCAAGCATGGAAGGTTCCGGCAGGCGATCCAGATGTTCCCTCGGATGCTGCTTGAAGGTCTCCTCCCTGACAGCTTCACTGTTGTCTCGGTTCTCTTCTCTTGCGAGAACTTGAGGAAACTGAGGATGGGCAGATGGATCCATGCCAACCTGGTGACTATGGCGCTCCAGGTTCACGCTGAGGTTGGGACGGCCTTGATCGAAATGTACGCCATGTGCGGTGACATAGCCCGTGCACTGGTTGTCTTCTTCAAGATGGACAGGAAGGATGTCTTCTCCTGGAACGTTACGATCAGAGCCCTCGCCGTGCACAGACAAGCTGACGATGCCTTGAAGCTGTTTGATCTCATGCGGAAACAAGGTTTCCAGCCCAACCATTTCACCTTCATGGGCGTCCTGCTGGCATGCAGGTATAGCTATCTCGTTGACCAAGGCCGCAGGTTGTTTGACATGATGCACAAGGACTACGGCATTCCGCCGTCATTGCAGCACTATGGGTGCTTGATCGATCTGCTCTCCTGCAACGGCCATGTCGACGAAGCAGTGGCCGTGCTCCAGGGCATGCCTTGCCGACCTGATTCTGAAGTCTGGAGGGCACTGCTTGGCTGGTGTAGGATTGAAGCTGGCCTCGGATCAGCCGAGGAAGCGACAATGGGTGGTCTAGTTCAGTCAAGCGGTGATGAGATGTGTGTGGCATCGACATGA
- the LOC120643163 gene encoding nuclear transcription factor Y subunit C-2-like, which yields MRQARPYSGIFCGGVSARTGPHALPLARIKKIMKRSAGETADGGARMISGEAPVVFSKACELFIAELTRRAWAATLEGKRRTVHKEDVATAVQKTDLFDFLVDVVMADAGGGGHAAAGQYDDDDGALE from the coding sequence ATGAGGCAGGCGAGGCCGTACTCGGGGATCTTCTGCGGCGGGGTGTCGGCGCGGACGGGGCCGCACGCGCTCCCGCTGGCGCGCATCAAGAAGATCATGAAGCGCTCGGCGGGGGAgaccgcggacggcggcgccaggatgatctccggcgaggcgcccgtggTGTTCTCCAAGGCGTGCGAGCTCTTCATCGCCGAGCTCACGCGCCGCGCCTGGGCGGCCACGCTCGAGGGCAAGCGCCGCACCGTGCACAAGGAGGACGTCGCCACGGCCGTGCAGAAAACCGACCTGTTCGACTTCCTCGTCGACGTCGTCATGGCggacgccggtggcggcgggcacgcggcggccggccagtacgacgacgacgacggcgcgctGGAGTAA